From Oreochromis niloticus isolate F11D_XX linkage group LG14, O_niloticus_UMD_NMBU, whole genome shotgun sequence, one genomic window encodes:
- the LOC102079500 gene encoding uncharacterized protein LOC102079500, which produces MSESSSGVNTLTGSFPKSHSSHGSEFRVTGTPLSVDQSPDSGLVSTPLPSSRFQFALWHGLEQCDVTGDQLTCPRVREGPSEDELHLKERGGICLERGRSRRREEEGQRWEERLQENWENCLELNLSYQDLGDPFQQENFLRILRRLIRVEKLQLIDNSLTSLSSVRLPRCRVLNLHRNHLVCLRQLPKLPAVEHLCLSENAIGSLGGLGALGNSPLRSLNLIRNPVTFTQDYRARVFSCLPKLEVLDGIPKLPEDSLPPGLLLPETSRMCNIL; this is translated from the exons ATGTCAGAAAG CTCTTCAGGTGTGAACACTCTCACTGGCAGTTTCCCCAAATCCCACTCATCCCATGGCTCTGAATTCAGGGTTACAggcacacctctctctgtggaCCAAAGTCCTGACTCTGGACTAGTATCTACACCC CTTCCATCAAGTCGGTTCCAGTTTGCGTTGTGGCATGGCCTGGAGCAGTGTGATGTCACAGGTGACCAGCTGACGTGCCCCAGGGTTAGAGAAG GGCCATCAGAAGATGAGTTACATCTAAAAGAGAGGGGTGGCATCTGTTTGGAGAGAGGGAGGAGCaggagaagagaggaagaaGGACAGAGATGGGAGGAGAGGCTTCAAGAGAACTGGGAAAACTGTCTG GAGTTAAATCTGTCCTATCAGGACTTGGGTGATCCCTTCCAGCAAGAAAATTTCCTCCGGATCCTCCGCCGGTTGATCCGAGTGGAGAAACTTCAACTGATTGACAACTCCCTCACCAGCCTGAGTTCTGTACGTCTGCCAAG GTGCAGAGTGTTAAACCTGCACCGTAACCACCTGGTGTGTCTGCGTCAGCTGCCAAAGCTCCCAGCAGTGGAGCACCTTTGTCTGTCTGAGAACGCCATTGGTTCCCTGGGGGGACTGGGTGCTCTGGGGAACAGCCCACTCCGTTCCCTGAACCTGATCCGCAATCCAGTGACTTTCACTCAGGACTACCGTGCACG tgttttctcctgtttgccAAAGCTCGAGGTCCTGGATGGAATCCCCAAGCTGCCAGAAGACTCGCTGCCCCCAGGTTTACTGCTCCCAGAAACCAGCAGGATGTGTAATATTTTGTGA
- the golim4a gene encoding Golgi integral membrane protein 4a has translation MGNGVCSRRQRRIFQCLLLVTVVCGVMYGGMMSYEMHKQLKRTEAMALKYQQHQESLSAQLQVVYEHRSRLEKSLQKERLEHKKAKEDYLVYKLEAQQSLNKEKQESNGRYNSLQVQHQMLKNQHEDLKRQYYDLHEQHQVQGKDHSRLLDEHKDRYDKLQKAKETEVSQLKESVVNLREENKQLRKAHHDIHMQLQDAQIHHQELKAAHDHLALTLEDHKGALAAAQAQVNEYKQLKETLQKAPSMAQHAQANTEPKSYAHEDQQAHWNTDSRANEAHAHSEVQSHSTVTQHAMSEKDEDGEGEAERRRELAEEEMAQAGQPQKLEEDPDQLQDEQQEEEQEPEHEEEDENALDRRKRQPQMDPPVNLHPEDQVQQQVPAQVQRLKSAYEQQQEQQRLEAQRAEERRQIQRRQEALQAERERVLKDREQRLKEEPEREQQQHREADRREQILREEHERKRTEYENVDNDIREDDGHAEVDEERDVHMLNEQEAEENRETDHRVPPHQQGDIDGDLNPEDDPNNQGEDEFDEAEDARLPHRAAEADENAAEEEEEPAAPAQHIQMHQDPKQPTVEEELVIAGNPDQQEDTLDDQYQEEAEDEAQEDIAGGQKREEEGEDQYNQENGDQDEGKNQKGPRMDGDHRNDAKNNEEENYEEEEEEGEEDADKGNNRRAEM, from the exons ATGGGAAACGGGGTGTGTTCCCGGAGGCAGCGGAGGATCTTCCAGTGTCTCCTTCTGGTCACCGTGGTCTGCGGGGTGATGTACGGGGGCATGATGTCCTACGAGATGCACAAACAGCTCAAGAGGACGGAGGCGATGGCACTGAAGTATCAGCAACACCAAGAGTCGCTGTCGGCACAGCTCCAAG TGGTGTATGAGCATCGCTCCAGGTTGGAGAAGAGTCTTCAGAAGGAGAGGTTAGAGCACAAAAAGGCCAAAGAAG atTATCTGGTTTATAAGCTCGAAGCGCAGCAATCATTGAACAAGGAGAAG CAAGAATCAAACGGCAGATACAACTCCTTACAAGTCCAACATCAGATGTTAAAG AATCAGCACGAGGACCTGAAGAGGCAGTATTATGATCTGCACGAGCAGCACCAAGTCCAGGGCAAGGATCACAGCCGGCTGCTGGATGAACACAAGGACCGCTACGATAAACTTCAGAAAGCCAAAGAGACAGAAGTCTCCCAGCTCAAAG AGAGTGTTGTTAATCTAAGAGAGGAAAATAAACAACTGAGGAAAGCCCATCACGACATTCACATGCAGCTACAGGACGCCCAG ATCCACCATCAGGAACTGAAGGCAGCCCACGATCATCTCGCACTGACGCTGGAAGACCACAAGGGTGCGCTGGCTGCAGCTCAG GCACAGGTGAATGAATACAAACAGCTCAAGGAGACCCTACAAAAGGCGCCCAGCATGGCACAACATGCACAAGCCAACACAGAACCCAAGTCCTACGCCCATGAGGATCAGCAGGCTCACTGGAACACTGATTCAAGG GCCAATGAAGCGCACGCCCACTCTGAGGTCCAGTCCCACTCCACTGTAACCCAGCATGCCATGTCTGAGAAAGACGAGGACGGAGAGGgagaggcagagaggaggagggagcTGGCAGAGGAGGAGATGGCCCAAGCTGGACAGCCTCAGAAGCTGGAGGAGGACCCAGACCAGCTACAGgatgagcagcaggaggaagagCAGGAGCCAGAACATGAAGAAGAGGATGAGAACGCATTGGACCGACGGAAACGCCAGCCACAgatg GATCCTCCTGTGAATCTGCATCCAGAGGACCAGGTGCAGCAACAGGTGCCCGCCCAGGTTCAGCGTCTAAAGTCAGCCTacgagcagcagcaggagcagcagcggCTGGAGGCTCAGAGGGCGGAGGAGCGCAGGCAGATCCAGAGGCGGCAGGAGGCCCTCCAAgccgagagagagagggtgctGAAGGACAGGGAGCAGAGGCTGAAGGAGGAGCCGGAAcgcgagcagcagcagcacagggaGGCCGACAGACGGGAGCAGATCCTGAGAGAAGAACACGAGAG GAAGAGGACCGAATACGAGAACGTGGACAATGATATTCGAGAAGACGACGGTCACGCTGAGGTTGATGAAG AGAGAGACGTTCATATGTTGAACgagcaggaggcggaggagaatCGAGAGACGGATCACAGAGTGCCGCCACATCAGCAG GGTGATATAGACGGTGACTTGAACCCCGAGGACGACCCCAACAACCAGGGAGAGGATGAGTTTGACGAGGCTGAGGACGCCCGGCTGCCGCACCGCGCTGCCGAAGCAGATGAAAATGCGgctgaagaggaagaggagcctGCAGCGCCGGCCCAGCACATTCAAATGCATCAAGACCCCAAACAACCGACTGTGGAGGAGGAACTGGTG ATAGCTGGAAATCCAGACCAGCAGGAGGACACACTGGATGACCAGTACCAGGAGGAAGCAGAAGATGAG GCCCAGGAGGACATAGCTGGCGGACagaagagagaggaggagggagaggatcAATATAACCAAGAGAACGGAGACCAG GATGAAGGTAAAAACCAGAAAGGGCCAAGAATGGACGGGGATCACAGAAATGATGCCAAGAATAACGAGGAGGAGAATTacgaggaggaagaagaggagggggaggaggatgCAGACAAGGGAAACAATCGAAGGGCAGAAATGTAA